DNA sequence from the Oncorhynchus nerka isolate Pitt River linkage group LG9b, Oner_Uvic_2.0, whole genome shotgun sequence genome:
aaggccaagaagatcatcaacgACATCAGCCACCCGAGCCGAGGCCTGTTCTACCCTCTTCCATCACTCAGATGCGGGCAGTATAGGAGAATCATGGCAAAAACTGTCAGATTGgctaatagcttctaccccaagactatcaggctgctgaatagccatTAGGCAGACCCCCTCCCCCCCATGCGCTGCTTGCTAATCATATCTGCCGTCCTGTGCATGCGACTAATAAACCTTCTAATATGCAAGGGCACATGATTGGGGATCGTTGACCGTTGCTTGGCTCCATGGCTCCACAAAAATAGCTAATCTGAGAACAAAGTGAAACATAACTAGCGTTCACCACGTGGGCTAATAGCCTAGCTAGTTAGCACAGTGCTAACCTGAGAAACAAATCCTTTAACAATGTGAACGTAGCTAGCATTTTCCTTGTGGGTTATTAGCCTAGCTAGTTAGCACAATGTTAGCCAAAGGAAGCTAGCGCTATGTTGGTCTTGCAATGAACAAAAGTGTGGCTCTCGACCGATAAGCAGTGAAAACTAGGATGGTCGGTCTAGTCAACACGGCACGGTAGTGGGTTGAGTTAAATGAGAGAGCGGAGCGAGCTAGTAATTGTACCCTTCCAGGTAGAAAAACCAGTCGGTAGAATAGCTAGCCTTGCAGCGAGCTAGCCAAATCTCAGTAGCCACCACAGGAGACAAGGGGAAGAAAAAGCGGAAAAGCTCATTCCTACCCAAAAGAGTCACCCAACACAGACAAAAGCTGTGCTTGGGGGCGTAACCTCACAGCACACCTACGAACAGTCGAACAGGAAAACAAAGTTGTGCTAAGGAGAGCTTAGAGTAGTACTCTacatgaggaagagaggtgaGAATTACCAGAGGGCAGGCAAGTAGGTCTTTAGTATGAGGGGAGGGGCTCACCTCATTTGCCACTCGCCCTGTCTGTCTCAGACAGACGATTATAAATGGTTCTTCGAGTTTATGAGATTCTGGTGAATCTTTCATGTGAGATATTGAAACAAATAATTAAAAGATAACCAAAGATACAGTACAACTGCCTCTCAGACATTAGAGGGAGGCAGAATGCCTATCAGCCACTAGAGAGAGGCAGAGTTTGACTTCAATCATCAACACAAGCTCTCGTATGGATACACAACATCACTATGTATTTATACAGTGATACATTGTGATTAGAATGAGAGTTTCAGGTCACTCTGTGTTGCAATGGCTACGACAAAGAGAAACTGATGCAGTGAAGAAGCCAAGTAACCAGCACACAGTTCAACACACTAGCCAGCCAATGAAAGACTTCAGAAGTGCTGTCAGTCAAAGCATATAAAGTGAACTTTGTTAGTTACAGTAGCGTCAGCAGTTGCAGGTTGGTTACATGAGCATGCAGCAGGGCTTTGTTCTCTTTTTAATCTTTTTAATCTTTCTGATACCTGGGGCAGAGTGCTTCTCTGTCCCGTCCTCGTCGGACTGTCCGTCTGAATACAGGTAGTGTGACTCTTTGGCCTGTTGACCAGGATAGACCAAATTCCTTGATGCTGTGTACGGTGATGCATTGTTTGAGTTAAAATTAGCTGTGGGCTCTGCCATGTATTTGATTAAGTTCTGTTGAGGTTGACAGTGATGGTAGCCCCGGTTGTTATAGCCATCCGCGGTGTAGGTGTTAAACTGAGGGTTACTCTCGTCCACCCCATCCTCGTCGCCAACGACGACAAGCTCGGCCCGGATGGATCCTTCATAGCCAAGGCCACGCCTACTGTCATCCTCTGCGGTCTGGTAGCCCATAAAGATGGCGGTGACAGGCTCGGACGTGTCCATGGTGTTCAGGATACTGAAGTGCGAGTCTTCCTGGTAGATCGGAGACGGCCTCAGGTCCATTTCAACTGATGAGTCGTAAAACATCCCTCCTCGCGGGTTCTCTCTAGGGCTATGGTAGAAGTCGTCGGTGGTGAACCCTTTCTCCACACCATAAGAGAAAGGATTCTGGTTATACCCGTTGTTTGGCTGGTAGTACTCCTCATCCTGCCTGCCAATGAAATAATGGACTGGAatgtgaggggaggaggaaagAATCTCCAGCCCTGAGTTGTGGACTCCATCAATATAGTGGAGCTCCTTCCTGGAGAGGACATCACGCTTATACGACTCTTGCTGATACCCATTCCCATTGGTTTCGTGGATGACTTTAGCGTTACTCTGTTGGGGTCTGTTGGGGACTGAGGCCCTCCAGCTGCAGGTGTTGGAGAATGCAGGCACTGATTCCTGGTGGCCCCGGTGGTCTTTTGGGAAAGCACCGCTTTGAGGCATCTTCTGCGCTGTACCCTTTCGGAGCTGCTCCTCCACCTCCATAGGGCTGAGCTCATGGTGGCCCCGAGAGCCACGGGGGGTGGAGAATGCAGACACTGATTCCTGATGGCCTTGGTGGCCCAGTGGGCCGCTTTGAGACTTCTTCTGCTCTGTAGCTGCTCTGAGCAGAACCTCCACCTCCATAGCGCTGAGCTCGTCCACTCTGTTAGAACCATCCCCCAGCTGAGACTCGGCAGACCGCAGGGCATAGACAGACTTGCGGCCGTCGTCATAGACTTTGACCCCTCTCTGCTGGAGCACCTGGGGGGTGACAGTGGATGTGGACAGGACCCGGGTCTCCCCGGTACGGAGATCCTTCTGGACGTTGATCTCCATGGCAAACatggctggaggaggagagagggaggagagacagagtggaagaggaagggagaaagagacatgggTTGAAGTTATATAAAATTAGGGTTGTCAGATCTACAGTGCATGCTATTGTTGTAATAAATGTTTCTTACTTTGTTTGGGTGTGTCCTTATTAGATTCAAAGGACTGCTTCTTTGAGATTGGAGGTTTGCAGGACTTTGGGGCATCTGGAGTAGCTGGGTTGATATGGATTGGCCCTGGAAAAAGAAAAGGAGCCATGTTTATTTTTGTATTGCCAATGataatgtgtataatgtaatATGTTTTATCAAATACAGTCATGACCCGAAATTATtgtcacccttgataaagatgaacaAAAAATActctataaaataaataatacaaatactgagctatat
Encoded proteins:
- the LOC115114287 gene encoding palmdelphin-like isoform X1 codes for the protein MEEAELVKDRLQAITDKRKVQEDIVHKKLEIDQERLKLQHLKKKSLREQWLMDGTSNQSPQQRETLRGDQQQTKLLQTSIHRMEKEIEALEREETMISKNEGFILKRLKAIEKTPEEIIKDAKENFQEGPIHINPATPDAPKSCKPPISKKQSFESNKDTPKQTMFAMEINVQKDLRTGETRVLSTSTVTPQVLQQRGVKVYDDGRKSVYALRSAESQLGDGSNRVDELSAMEVEVLLRAATEQKKSQSGPLGHQGHQESVSAFSTPRGSRGHHELSPMEVEEQLRKGTAQKMPQSGAFPKDHRGHQESVPAFSNTCSWRASVPNRPQQSNAKVIHETNGNGYQQESYKRDVLSRKELHYIDGVHNSGLEILSSSPHIPVHYFIGRQDEEYYQPNNGYNQNPFSYGVEKGFTTDDFYHSPRENPRGGMFYDSSVEMDLRPSPIYQEDSHFSILNTMDTSEPVTAIFMGYQTAEDDSRRGLGYEGSIRAELVVVGDEDGVDESNPQFNTYTADGYNNRGYHHCQPQQNLIKYMAEPTANFNSNNASPYTASRNLVYPGQQAKESHYLYSDGQSDEDGTEKHSAPGIRKIKKIKKRTKPCCMLM
- the LOC115114287 gene encoding palmdelphin-like isoform X2, translated to MEEAELVKDRLQAITDKRKVQEDIVHKKLEIDQERLKLQHLKKKSLREQWLMDGTSNQSPQQRETLRGDQQQTKLLQTSIHRMEKEIEALEREETMISKNEGFILKRLKAIEKTPEEIIKDAKENFQEGPIHINPATPDAPKSCKPPISKKQSFESNKDTPKQTMFAMEINVQKDLRTGETRVLSTSTVTPQVLQQRGVKVYDDGRKSVYALRSAESQLGDGSNRVDELSAMEVEVLLRAATEQKKSQSGPLGHQGHQESVSAFSTPRGSRGHHELSPMEVEEQLRKGTAQKMPQSGAFPKDHRGHQESVPAFSNTCSWRASVPNRPQQSNAKVIHETNGNGYQQESYKRDVLSRKELHYIDGVHNSGLEILSSSPHIPVHYFIGRQDEEYYQPNNGYNQNPFSYGVEKGFTTDDFYHSPRENPRGGMFYDSSVEMDLRPSPIYQEDSHFSILNTMDTSEPVTAIFMGYQTAEDDSRRGLGYEGSIRAELVVVGDEDGVDESNPQFNTYTADGYNNRGYHHCQPQQNLIKYMAEPTANFNSNNASPYTASRNLVYPGQQAKESHYLYSDGQSDEDGTEKHSAPASSTSMEKPEQFV